In Syngnathoides biaculeatus isolate LvHL_M chromosome 19, ASM1980259v1, whole genome shotgun sequence, the genomic window AGGggagcccccccctccccaataaataaataaataaacaaagcaatgcactgaatctggaaaaaaaatgaactcaatATTGCGCGGAATTATTGCACATAAAAATCCCTACGTTTTCGTCTCGCGACAACAAAACAACGTGGAACTTGGACAACTTGTACCGGTAAATTGAggcacttgtaagtcaaggtagcACTGTATTTAGTCAAATATGACACTCTGGGAGGAgtggggaacaaaaacaaaaaaactaaatgttcACCAGGAGAAAGGCTGAGAGCAAACTTAGTCTGGAAGTCGCAGGCGTCACTTTCGATGTATTCATCTGAGATCACAACCACCATCCTCTTGCACCTGCACACCAGCACCACGGTGAAAACCCATGAAAGGTTTTTTAAAAGTTCTGACGATGCATTCTGATCACACCTCCGCTCAATGAGCTCGCTGGTGATGGTCCACACGCACGAGCCGGGCAAGACGTTCCGGTCGAACACGCACAGCTTGAGCCGGTAGTCCGTCTGCTCCAGCTCCCGGATCATCTCGTGAACGAAGGCGATGTCGCTCTTGCAGTAGCAGATGAAGGCGTCGAACAGCTCCGGAGAACctggagaaaatggaaaaatattatataGCGAAACGCGTGAAATGAATTgctaatgctttaaaaaaaaaaaaaaaaaaaaaaaaagttgggtgtgactttttttttttttttttttaaattaacacatATGTATGGATATGTATTCTTTCAACGGACCTTCAGGGTCATCCTCCAGGGTGAGGCCGGACATCTCGGGGGTGCGCGGGACGCAGCTGTCAACCTCGGGGACCTGCAGCGGGCGGGCGgccttttttttcaaactctcgTGATACTTCCTCACGTCCTCCTCTAACGTAAATACAGAAGACTGTTAGTGGTAGCAAGTCACAAAGCTAAACAACCACGAAATTAAATAAAGATATACTGTAACTGATATTTGGGGGTTTACAATAACAGTAACCCTCGTGACAATCAGTTGAGAAAGGAGCAAGTTACCATTTTTGATTTCAATATCCATATTCAATGTGAACGTTGCCCCTGCTCATATGGCCGCCATGGAGACACGTTACAAAGCACGACTCGATGTTGCGCATGCGCAGCTCAATGCATAGTTTCGATGTGAAACAAGGAAGCGCTGGCCTAAAGTAGACTGTCAGATAGAAATACGATTAAATGTCGACAAGTGTACCCATGAGAGGACGAAGATCCTCCACGACGTCGTTCCTCTCCACTTCCTCCAAGATGGACAACAGCTTGCCCACGGTGGGCTCTGTCGCGCTCGCCTGCCAGTCATCCAACACCCGCAAGATGGGGTTCGGGACCGCCTGGTAGTTGATGATTTCCAAGTAAGAGAATCCCATGGCCTCGGCCACATTCGTCCAGTCGGCGGCCACCACGTTCCTGGGGTTCAAGTGAAGGCCCAGTTTCTTCCTGACGGTCATGTTGAGGGCGACCAGAGGAGCGGCAGACAGATCCTCCGGCAGCGCCGTGCGCACGCCTGCCATGTTATTTCTCGACTGTTCCCCTCCCACTGCTCCGAAGCTACATTACCTGACAGCAAGTGCGTCACGCATGGGCGGAACCACGACATAACTTGTACAATTGCACGAtagagtacagtactgtacaaaaCCCTGCAAAGACTACAATTCTAagatttaaccttttttttttttttcaattatttgattaataataattacatttaaagcATTTATTTAGGATAAACCAATACAAATATCTTACATATGCATTTTAActcccatttttaaaatctcaaCTACAAATGATGTGTCTATTTTAAAAGTAATATCACAAATGTTTTCCCACGCCTACTCTATGACTTTGctcgctgtatttttttttttttttgggttctcTCCGCAGCACTTCCTCAAATCTCCTCCCGCCCCTTCGGTCTCTTGAGCACATTTCCCGTAACTGCTGGCCACACCTATTTAGGTTACACCagaaaaatgtgataaaaataataataataaaaaaaaagacaacaagttCCCAAAATAATAGCACCATTTAAGACATGTAAATACCAGTTCCAGTAGGAACATAAATTCAAAGAGTGTGTGTAACAAAATGAGAGTTAAACGAGAGTTAGCATCGTGTTGGGTTGTATTGATCCGAGCTCAAAGGTTTTTGCTTCTGGAGAAATAGAAATCGACGCCCCGGTCGCCGTGCCGCTTGGGGGTGTGGGACGGACCCTTTCTGCCCCTCTGGTGCGGCCCGCTACCGTTCTGCGAAAACAAAACGAGCCAAGTGAGTCAACGGAGGTGGAAGGAATTTGAATGGCGAGCATATGCGGGGTTTCACAATAATGTGTGATGTCAGCACACGCGGCATGTGAGACCCTGAAGAACATGATTAacaacataaataaatgtattctttaTTGTGAATTGATCTGCATCTCTTTTGtacttcattcatttatttataaggATTAGATTACGTTATCATTATATGGCGGTGTACTCACAAATAGTTTTGTTCTTCCTGGGGGGGGTCAAAACAGAAAATTGAGAAGCACTGCCCTTCACCAACATCGAAGGACTGGCTTTTTCTTCAGTTTcttgttatttattattattattatattttgggggtctttttgtaaaattaaccaaaatattataataatggCTAGGTCTCCATcccgatcccggccctgcctgtgtggagtttgcatgttctccacgtgcctgcgtgggttttctccagggtgagcactccagtttcctcccacatcccaaaaacatgctaaattaatttggacactctaaattgcttgtaggtgtgattgtgagtgtggctgtttgtctgtatgtgccctggcgaccagttcagggtgtgccccgcttcctgcccgttgacagccgcgacccttgtgaagataagtggcaaagaaaatggatggatggataataaaaattaataaaaataaaataataaaaataaaaataaatacaattaaaatgtatgcttgagTAGTAGTTTAGGAGTGCATTGCTTCTTGCACTAGCAGACAATTAGTTAACCTCACAAGCGCTAATGCTTTCGTTtggactttgcatttttttttcctactaagAGTGACTACTACTTTTACGTTTGTGCGTAAAAGTCACACCCGACCCACCTGCTTCTTGCCGACGTGCCGGCTCCACTCGGGCGCCACGACGAGCGGGGCGGGGTAACTCTCGCCGAGGACGACGTCGGCGTGCGACAGCGCCGCCCCGCTGAGGGTCCACGGCGCGTGCACGTCGGGCCCCCGGATTTTCCGCAGCTCGGGAACCCAAAGCCGCACGTAGTCGCCCTAAGAATGAGCGTCGGGGTTAGAATCCCCACAGTGATAATAATACCGTAGAGTCACACCCTCGTTAATTGTGCGGGATACTTTCCACACCCAATTGATGAAAATCTGTGATATGGAGACCATGTTATGTTTTTGAGTTCAGCACATTGAATAGTCAGAAATTATATCCCCGCCTAGTGACGTGGTATCAGTGCACACATACAGTATCGGTACCGTTAACTATAAATCATGTTTCCGCGTCACAGCCCTGATTTCCGCCACACACAAGCGTACAACTTTCCCaagaaaatctgcaatatagcaaAGATGGCGTCGGGCGCACCCAAACTACGTTAAAGCGGAGAACGCGGAACGTACGTTGCCGTCGTAGTCGAGGCCTTGTTTGACCATGTTGAACTTCCTGTTTTCCCGGGGGTCGTTACCGATGCCCGCGCTGTACAGCCAGTTGCCGTAGTTACTGCAGACGTCGTGGTCGACCTGCGGGAAGGCGTTTGCGTGTCGTTTAAGTGAAATTGACGCAGGTGCGGTGGGTAGAAAATAATCAAATAGAAGCCAACAAAACTTGTAAAATTATTACTGATGAAATGAGCATGTTTGTTGAATATGATGACAAACtatcataataaataataagCATGAAAGAATTACCAAAAGGTACTCAAAGCACTCGGCTCCCATCCTCCAGTCGAGGCCCAAGTCCTTGGTGAGGAAGCTGGCTACGTTTTGGCGCCCTCTGTTGGACATGAAGCCCGTCATGGCCAATTCCCTCATGTTGGCATCCACGAAGGGGACGCCTGTGCGTCCCTCTGAACacacaacaaataaacattcTACTGTATATCAATATTTACGGTCAAGCAACACTTGTCATAGTTCTGCCTTGGAGCGGTGCTGACCTTTCCATGCGTTGAAAAGTTTCATGTCCCTCTTCCAGGGAATAGTTTTGTCCTGAAGTCCTTGGgataaaatacaaacaatttgGATTCCCAACAAAATTACGCCTCAAACGTCAGTATTAAATTGAattgttttgggatcatagtttgtggaaaatttatggtttaaataatatatttaaaaaagcaaTTCTGAACTTTTTGTGTGGTGGGAGTCGGGTGCCCGTTTTGtcaacttctttttacacttgtatgactAGAATGTTAAAATATTGGGTAAAACATTGACAGTGGCGCTATCAAAGGTTGTATGATGGTGAAAATTTCTAAAATGCACTTTATATGTTTTACCCTTGATATGAAACAGACGATTTCCATATTTGAGTGCGACGAACTTGAAGTAATCCCGCCACAGAAGCTCAAAAATAACCCTGTAGTTGTGATGAAATTCACATGATGCAGAAAGGAGGCCTACATGATACATGACCGTATCAGCATACGGtcatgcctcggttctcgaccacaatcagttccagaaaacggttcgagaggtgatttgttcgaaaaccgaatcgaggTTTCCccttacaatgaatggaaaaagaaataatgcgttccaagccgaaaaaaaTTTAGGCTTTTTAAACTGCATCGTAGAAAAACATGTctagtttaaataatttatataataaaataatttaaggaatgtagttttttttttaaatgtatgcttgAGTAGGAGTttaggagtgcattgccgtagctgtagtgactcggcccccagccatgtaaactttttttttttttattaacaaaagttcagaataattttaaacaagcaacttgccttctttggagctatGATTGGAGGTTAATACATGGTGCTcctccagaagaagaaaaacgggggcgttcgaatagactATAACAAAACGCATTACGGGGCGGGTCAACCGGTGGCGCCGCTTGCAttttgttatttccgggtttttttcgggggcgtgggaattcacaacaaagcgcgtctgGGTCAGCTAGTCTGGCTGCGCGCAATACGGGGGTGTTCGAGTTGTGATTGTCGTTCGAAAATAGAAGcgaaaaaaagtcttgaaattttcgttcgaaaactgatttgtccgaaaacggggatgttcgagaaccgaggctttactgtaataaatattgggggaaaaaaaaaaatctaaattgttTCACCAGTATGTGCTCTGATTGGCCGTTCGCTCCCTCTCATAGCGACGTATCTGATGATAGATGTACCTCGGGGAAATGCAGCCCATGGCCAGCCTGTAGAGGGCAGCAAATTTTGATCAAATTCTTTTTTCGAGACTCCATCCGATCAATCAAAATGCAGTCGTGACGCTCACCAGGGTGCAAATTTGGTGGAATAGTCCACGCCGACCAAGCCGTTGCGAGTTTCCTTGTAGGTTGCGACTGCATCCTGTGAGGAAAGACAAAACCTTTCCttaaaaattgagaaattaaaatgtgtgtCTGGTTTATAGCTTGCGTGAAATGCACTTACAGTGTCCCAGAAATAATGCTGGAGTCTGCTCAGCGCCTGACTTTCACCGCCAGCGCACGGAAAAGCCGAGCGAGGGTCGTTCAAAGGCTCTGAAAGTATAAGTAAACGTTaccatattttattcattcatttttttccaacctccTTTCATTATTACATTGCTTTTAATCACAGTTTATGTGGTAACGAACATTCGCTAGTAAGAGTAGATCAGGAAATTGACTCATCCATCAGCACAAATGATTTGCGTTGttacactttattttattttttttatttgtttaataaGACAGCGTGCtatatacttgttttttttaatcattataccgtaatttcctgcctacaagacgcgacttttttcacatgctttcaaccctgcggtttatgcggtgatgtggcgctagcgttagcgcggtgctagcattagcgctagcattagtgccgtGCTacctttaaactctttctgtgtaccgaggcttatgaccaggtgcgctctgtagaattacgggaattacggtaactcaTCGAGAAGGGTGCTCGCCTGTCTGCTGCAGGTCTTCTGCGGTGGGAATGTCACCCTCCTGAAGCCCTCCGGGaagaggcttcagtcggtccgGGGTGGGAAACTCGGCCCTGACCTGACTCTTGGACTCCGCTTCCTTCCTGAACTGAGTGTAAACATCCGGCAGCCTGACACAAGGGAAACGGAAATGTCCACGATCAGCACGTGGAGGGATCATCgtgaaaaatccaaaatataccGCCCGCTTTTGGCAATGATTTCTGATCGGCCGCGATGGCGTCGGCCGCCTCTCACCTGGACACGTGCTGAAACGGCAGATCGTCTCGGTGGTACAGCGTGGAGCCCCAGCAAGTGTGCACTCGGACCTTCATGCGCGCGCACACGTCCTTCACGCCTTTCTCCACTGCCAGCTCTTCGGAAGTCACCTGTCGTAAAAGGTCTTAAGAAATAAATGCGACGTCGAATGACAATGCGGGGCGACTCGACGCCGCAAACCTCTTGGTGGAAGGCGACGCCGCTGACGGAGCCCAGTTGCCGGATGAGGTCGGCCACCACGTCTTCCGGCTTCCCGCGTCTTATTACCAGGTTGCTGTTTCACATGAACGCGCGCATAAAGTCTTGTTAGCGCCCCGGTAAGCAACCTCAATGACCtcaatgaacaaaataaactCATATGTCAAGGCATAAATTCTAAAAGTAAATGATCAGGATGATTGCAGCTCTACGTACGGCAGAAATTACCTGCCCTTGTTGACCAGCGTGTTCCGGAGGTCTCGGATGCTTTCCAGCAGGAAGCGCAAGCGGAAGGGCCCCGTCTTTGGGAGGTTGTACTTGTACGTTCCCACGTAGTGTCTGGGATCGAAGCAGTACAGCGGCACAATGTGGTCGGCGTGCTTTTGGGCCACGTGGAACACCTaaacagaggaggaggaaatacacatcattaaaaataatacagtaatctCTCAACGATTTACTGCAGCTAGGGAGAACGTCAAAACAAGTGcgaaaaataaaagtcacatcCTAAAAATTGCGTGTATTAATAAACAATACCGTAAATATACTGCCGATATCAAAACACGATCAtctcaaattcattttaaagatgatttgttcacaaaaaaattgcatcagAAGTGAATGAGTATATGCACTATGATGTAATGTAAATATGGATTATATCACATTGCAGTTTGTTGTAGTTTCTGTTGATccattttcttgtttgtttttgtgtttgctttAATTTCTGCATTAACTATGATGTGAGCACTTCGCATCGCAATTGATAAGGTATTCTCAATTGATTTATCGCGATAAATAAAGGGTTAAATTATGAAAGTATAACTACCGGAAATAGAGACCTGAAGCTCGTCAACAAGCCAATCTTCCGAAGgtatagtttttgtttttattaataaatattGTCACACGGTGCCGTGCGACTTGGCAGAACTATTTTAATGTGAAAGTGTAACCCGGAAGCTCCATCTgcaagcggggaaaaaaaaattgttgcgaAACTAGCTTGTAACACACAAGCACGGCAATAACAAAAGTCCCTAAAATGTTAGTAACGTCAACGTAAGAACAAAATAACCCACATAAAAATACTCCCAAGTAACGCGAGTGCTAAATGCCACGTTGTATTTTTAACGTCGCGAAGCAAATAAGCGTTCTTACCTCATTGTCGTGGATTCGTAAGTCGTTTCTTAGTAAACAGATAATCGTGCGGGAGGCAGACATGACTTCGTGTCGGTACCGAGCCAGCCGTGGCAAGAATGGGCTCGCACGAACACTTAAACCCAGCGGTCAGCGCGGCAAAGTCGGTCGCATGTGTGACGCTCCCCATATGTAACCAAAGTCGTATTTAGATGAGTCACTCACGTTCACATACACGCGGTTGCATTATGCAACGCTttcataagtttttttttttttttttttacaattgttttgAACAGCTCCAGTTTTGTAATGCACAGTCATAAAATTGTAGTCGTTAGTATCTTCAAGGCAGTTTTTAAAATgactgcgtgtgtttgtgtattcacACACAATTGGCCATGCAAAACCACAATTTACGATTTCAAcacatccatgtttttttttggcaaacaagtactaatttttaatttgatgcctCCAAAGTGTTCCAAAAAAGCCAGGACAGGACTGAGAAACGTTTTACTTGGAATTCTTTTCCATTCTTGCGTGATGTAAAACTTCAGTTAGTTGTCACAATTTGCCTTTCATAATGTGCCACATATTTTTGGGAGGAGACAGGGTT contains:
- the myd88 gene encoding myeloid differentiation primary response protein MyD88, which produces MAGVRTALPEDLSAAPLVALNMTVRKKLGLHLNPRNVVAADWTNVAEAMGFSYLEIINYQAVPNPILRVLDDWQASATEPTVGKLLSILEEVERNDVVEDLRPLMEEDVRKYHESLKKKAARPLQVPEVDSCVPRTPEMSGLTLEDDPEGSPELFDAFICYCKSDIAFVHEMIRELEQTDYRLKLCVFDRNVLPGSCVWTITSELIERRCKRMVVVISDEYIESDACDFQTKFALSLSPGARNKRLIPVVYKSMTKQFPRILSFLTVCDYTNPYTQTWFWERLAKALSLP
- the cry-dash gene encoding cryptochrome DASH, coding for MSASRTIICLLRNDLRIHDNEVFHVAQKHADHIVPLYCFDPRHYVGTYKYNLPKTGPFRLRFLLESIRDLRNTLVNKGSNLVIRRGKPEDVVADLIRQLGSVSGVAFHQEVTSEELAVEKGVKDVCARMKVRVHTCWGSTLYHRDDLPFQHVSRLPDVYTQFRKEAESKSQVRAEFPTPDRLKPLPGGLQEGDIPTAEDLQQTEPLNDPRSAFPCAGGESQALSRLQHYFWDTDAVATYKETRNGLVGVDYSTKFAPWLAMGCISPRYIYHQIRRYERERTANQSTYWVIFELLWRDYFKFVALKYGNRLFHIKGLQDKTIPWKRDMKLFNAWKEGRTGVPFVDANMRELAMTGFMSNRGRQNVASFLTKDLGLDWRMGAECFEYLLVDHDVCSNYGNWLYSAGIGNDPRENRKFNMVKQGLDYDGNGDYVRLWVPELRKIRGPDVHAPWTLSGAALSHADVVLGESYPAPLVVAPEWSRHVGKKQNGSGPHQRGRKGPSHTPKRHGDRGVDFYFSRSKNL